From the genome of Chelmon rostratus isolate fCheRos1 chromosome 1, fCheRos1.pri, whole genome shotgun sequence, one region includes:
- the LOC121606818 gene encoding kinesin-like protein KIF23 isoform X2, whose amino-acid sequence MQRPGKGKTPRRPGPKKASNIEKDPVGVYCRIRPLGAEDEECCIEMISSSTIQLHAPDGLKANRNGEYKETQYSFKKVFGINTTQMELFEDVAKPLVEDLIHCKNGLLFTYGVTGSGKTFTMTGSPGEGGLLPRSLDMLFNSIGPFQAKRFVFKPDDKNGMEIQSQVDALLERQKRDSQQSVPKTPSSRLKADPEFADMISSEEACKSENVDEDCCYSIFVSYIEVYNNYIYDLLEDAPFDPIRPKPPQSKILREDQNHNMYVAGCTEVEVKSTEEAFEVFWKGQKKRRIANTQLNRESSRSHSVFTVKLAQAPLDADGDHILQDKNQVNVSQLCLVDLAGSERTSRTRAEGSRLREAGNINQSLMTLRTCMEVLRENQMCGTNKMVPYRDSKVTHLFKNYFDGEGKVRMIVCVNPKADDYDETMLVMRFAEMTQEVEVARPVDRPICGLAAGRRQRNQAFKDELSRRLAERAGPINADDPDVLNQLIESLPALPPCELVDPADDQTLPRLIEVLERRHRIRQMMTEKFNKTASTLMSMLQQCESQLNAKETFLHDQRSKLSEKDKVIINQKMEIERLEKKSKTLEYKVDILQKTTGMYEQDKRSLEQELETREQRLQRELSERRRMEQRMQGMVTDTKLKWEKECERRVNAKQLEMQNKLWVKDEKLKQLKAIVTESSGGAGGSGCPIERPERPERPTRERDRNIAQKRSASPSPLPMAPPVHPMHRRSHSAGGEKWVDHKPHSNLDLDTVMQPIIPNAIKVSTPNEKALSKCHKYVLRHQELASDGEIETKLIKGNVFKTRGGGQAVQFTDIETLKQECPTASSRKRRSGSGEGPAPMEDIENRAPVAGTSAGHGYQKRRKP is encoded by the exons ATGCAGAGACCCGG CAAAGGGAAGACTCCTCGGAGGCCCGGCCCAAAAAAGGCATCCAACATAGAGAAAGATCCTGTTGGA GTATACTGCCGTATACGTCCACTTGGAGCAGAAGATGAGGAGTGTTGTATTGAGATGATCAGCAGTTCCACTATTCAGTTACATGCTCCTGATGGCCTTAAAGCCAACCGCAATGGGGAATACAAAGAG ACACAGTACTCCTTTAAAAAAGTATTTGGTATTAATACCACTCAAATGGAGCTGTTTGAGGATGTTGCCAAGCCACTGGTAGAGGACCTCATCCACTGTAAGAATG GTCTGCTGTTTACATATGGTGTTACTGGAAGTGGCAAGACCTTCACCATGACTGGCTCACCTGGGGAAGGTGGACTCCTCCCCCGTTCTCTAGACATGCTTTTCAACAGCATCGGCCCCTTTCAGGCCAAAAGATTT GTGTTTAAACCCGATGATAAAAATGGGATGGAGATCCAGAGTCAAGTTGATGCTCTCCTGGAGAGACAGAAGCGAGACAGCCAGCAATCAGTGCCTAAAACGCCATCTTCCAG actGAAGGCTGACCCAGAGTTTGCAGATATGATCAGCTCAGAGGAGGCGTGTAAATCTGAGAATGTGGATGAAGACTGTTGTTACAGCATCTTTGTGTCCTACATCGAGGTCTATAACAACTATATCTATGATCTCCTCGAAGATGCTCCATTTGACCCAATCAGACCAAA ACCACCTCAATCCAAGATTCTCCGTGAGGACCAGAATCATAACATGTATGTGGCTGGATGCACAGAAGTCGAGGTCAAATCGACGGAGGAGGCTTTTGAAGTGTTTTGGAAGG gacaaaagaaaaggaggatAGCGAATACTCAACTCAACCGTGAATCCAGTCGCTCCCACAGTGTGTTCACAGTGAAGTTGGCCCAGGCTCCACTTGATGCTGACGGGGACCACATTCTACAG GACAAAAACCAGGTGAATGTGAGCCAGCTGTGTCTGGTAGACCTGGCAGGCAGTGAGCGCACCAGCAGAACCAGAGCAGAGGGAAGCCGCCTCCGTGAAGCCG GTAATATTAACCAGTCTCTGATGACACTGCGCACGTGTATGGAAGTCCTACGTGAAAACCAGATGTGTGGAACAAATAAG ATGGTGCCATACAGGGACTCTAAAGTTACACATCTGTTTAAAAACTACTTTGATGGAGAAGGAAAAGTCAGGATGATTGTATGTGTCAACCCAAAGGCTGATGATTATGATGAAACTATG CTGGTGATGCGCTTTGCAGAGATGAcccaggaggtggaggtggcaCGGCCGGTCGACCGGCCAATCTGTGGCCTTGCTGCAGGACGCAGACAAAGGAACCAGGCCTTCAAAGATGAGCTGTCACGTCGCCTGGCAGAGCGAGCAGGTCCAATTAATGCCG ATGACCCAGATGTTCTGAATCAGCTCATAGAAAGCCTTCCAGCCCTGCCTCCCTGTGAGCTGGTGGACCCAGCCGATGATCAGACGTTGCCCCGCCTGATTGAGGTGCTGGAAAGGCGGCATCGTATCCGTCAGATGATGACAGAGAAGTTCAACAAAACTG CCAGCACACTGATGTCCATGCTTCAGCAGTGTGAAAGTCAGCTCAATGCAAAGGAGACCTTCCTTCACGATCAACGAAGCAAACTGAGCGAGAAAGACAAAGTCATCATCAACCAGAAGATGGAGATAGAACGATTAGAGAAAAAATCCAAAACGCTGGAATACAAG GTCGATATCTTGCAAAAGACAACAGGCATGTATGAGCAGGACAAACGCTCACTtgagcaggagctggagacTCGGGAGcaaaggctgcagagagagctgTCAGAGAGAAGGCGCATGGAGCAGCGCATGCAGGGCATGGTGACAGACACGAAACTCAAGTGGGAGAAGGAGTGT GAGAGGCGAGTGAACGCCAAGCAGCTGGAGATGCAGAACAAGTTGTGGGTGAAGGATGAAAAGTTGAAGCAGCTCAAGGCCATAGTGACAGAGAGCAGTGGCGGCGCCGGGGGCAGCGGCTGTCCCATTGAGCGTCCAGAGAGGCCTGAGAGACCCACAAGGGAGAGAGATCGCAACATCGCCCAGAAGAGGTCTGCGTCACCGTCGCCACTCCCT ATGGCTCCGCCAGTTCATCCAATGCACAGGCGCTCACACTCTGCGGGTGGGGAGAAATGGGTAGACCACAAACCACACTCTAATTTGGACCTAGACACTGTGATGCAGCCAATCATACCCAATGCAATCAAGGTGTCGACCCCGAACGAGAAAGCTCTTTCTAAATGCCACAAGTATGTGCTTAGACATCAAGAGCTTGCCTCTGACGGGGAGATCGAGACCAAATTGATCAAG gGCAATGTTTTTAAAACGAGAGGCGGAGGACAAGCTGTGCAGTTTACAGACATTGAGACGTTAAAACAGGAGTGCCCAACAGCATCGAG TCGCAAGAGGCGATCAGGGTCTGGAGAAGGACCAGCTCCAATGGAGGACATAGAAAACCGG GCTCCAGTGGCAGGCACAAGTGCAGGCCATGGGTATCAAAA ACGCAGAAAGCCTTAA
- the LOC121606818 gene encoding kinesin-like protein KIF23 isoform X3: MQRPGKGKTPRRPGPKKASNIEKDPVGVYCRIRPLGAEDEECCIEMISSSTIQLHAPDGLKANRNGEYKETQYSFKKVFGINTTQMELFEDVAKPLVEDLIHCKNGLLFTYGVTGSGKTFTMTGSPGEGGLLPRSLDMLFNSIGPFQAKRFVFKPDDKNGMEIQSQVDALLERQKRDSQQSVPKTPSSRLKADPEFADMISSEEACKSENVDEDCCYSIFVSYIEVYNNYIYDLLEDAPFDPIRPKPPQSKILREDQNHNMYVAGCTEVEVKSTEEAFEVFWKGQKKRRIANTQLNRESSRSHSVFTVKLAQAPLDADGDHILQDKNQVNVSQLCLVDLAGSERTSRTRAEGSRLREAGNINQSLMTLRTCMEVLRENQMCGTNKMVPYRDSKVTHLFKNYFDGEGKVRMIVCVNPKADDYDETMLVMRFAEMTQEVEVARPVDRPICGLAAGRRQRNQAFKDELSRRLAERAGPINADDPDVLNQLIESLPALPPCELVDPADDQTLPRLIEVLERRHRIRQMMTEKFNKTASTLMSMLQQCESQLNAKETFLHDQRSKLSEKDKVIINQKMEIERLEKKSKTLEYKVDILQKTTGMYEQDKRSLEQELETREQRLQRELSERRRMEQRMQGMVTDTKLKWEKECERRVNAKQLEMQNKLWVKDEKLKQLKAIVTESSGGAGGSGCPIERPERPERPTRERDRNIAQKRSASPSPLPGNVFKTRGGGQAVQFTDIETLKQECPTASSRKRRSGSGEGPAPMEDIENRAPVAGTSAGHGYQKRRKP, encoded by the exons ATGCAGAGACCCGG CAAAGGGAAGACTCCTCGGAGGCCCGGCCCAAAAAAGGCATCCAACATAGAGAAAGATCCTGTTGGA GTATACTGCCGTATACGTCCACTTGGAGCAGAAGATGAGGAGTGTTGTATTGAGATGATCAGCAGTTCCACTATTCAGTTACATGCTCCTGATGGCCTTAAAGCCAACCGCAATGGGGAATACAAAGAG ACACAGTACTCCTTTAAAAAAGTATTTGGTATTAATACCACTCAAATGGAGCTGTTTGAGGATGTTGCCAAGCCACTGGTAGAGGACCTCATCCACTGTAAGAATG GTCTGCTGTTTACATATGGTGTTACTGGAAGTGGCAAGACCTTCACCATGACTGGCTCACCTGGGGAAGGTGGACTCCTCCCCCGTTCTCTAGACATGCTTTTCAACAGCATCGGCCCCTTTCAGGCCAAAAGATTT GTGTTTAAACCCGATGATAAAAATGGGATGGAGATCCAGAGTCAAGTTGATGCTCTCCTGGAGAGACAGAAGCGAGACAGCCAGCAATCAGTGCCTAAAACGCCATCTTCCAG actGAAGGCTGACCCAGAGTTTGCAGATATGATCAGCTCAGAGGAGGCGTGTAAATCTGAGAATGTGGATGAAGACTGTTGTTACAGCATCTTTGTGTCCTACATCGAGGTCTATAACAACTATATCTATGATCTCCTCGAAGATGCTCCATTTGACCCAATCAGACCAAA ACCACCTCAATCCAAGATTCTCCGTGAGGACCAGAATCATAACATGTATGTGGCTGGATGCACAGAAGTCGAGGTCAAATCGACGGAGGAGGCTTTTGAAGTGTTTTGGAAGG gacaaaagaaaaggaggatAGCGAATACTCAACTCAACCGTGAATCCAGTCGCTCCCACAGTGTGTTCACAGTGAAGTTGGCCCAGGCTCCACTTGATGCTGACGGGGACCACATTCTACAG GACAAAAACCAGGTGAATGTGAGCCAGCTGTGTCTGGTAGACCTGGCAGGCAGTGAGCGCACCAGCAGAACCAGAGCAGAGGGAAGCCGCCTCCGTGAAGCCG GTAATATTAACCAGTCTCTGATGACACTGCGCACGTGTATGGAAGTCCTACGTGAAAACCAGATGTGTGGAACAAATAAG ATGGTGCCATACAGGGACTCTAAAGTTACACATCTGTTTAAAAACTACTTTGATGGAGAAGGAAAAGTCAGGATGATTGTATGTGTCAACCCAAAGGCTGATGATTATGATGAAACTATG CTGGTGATGCGCTTTGCAGAGATGAcccaggaggtggaggtggcaCGGCCGGTCGACCGGCCAATCTGTGGCCTTGCTGCAGGACGCAGACAAAGGAACCAGGCCTTCAAAGATGAGCTGTCACGTCGCCTGGCAGAGCGAGCAGGTCCAATTAATGCCG ATGACCCAGATGTTCTGAATCAGCTCATAGAAAGCCTTCCAGCCCTGCCTCCCTGTGAGCTGGTGGACCCAGCCGATGATCAGACGTTGCCCCGCCTGATTGAGGTGCTGGAAAGGCGGCATCGTATCCGTCAGATGATGACAGAGAAGTTCAACAAAACTG CCAGCACACTGATGTCCATGCTTCAGCAGTGTGAAAGTCAGCTCAATGCAAAGGAGACCTTCCTTCACGATCAACGAAGCAAACTGAGCGAGAAAGACAAAGTCATCATCAACCAGAAGATGGAGATAGAACGATTAGAGAAAAAATCCAAAACGCTGGAATACAAG GTCGATATCTTGCAAAAGACAACAGGCATGTATGAGCAGGACAAACGCTCACTtgagcaggagctggagacTCGGGAGcaaaggctgcagagagagctgTCAGAGAGAAGGCGCATGGAGCAGCGCATGCAGGGCATGGTGACAGACACGAAACTCAAGTGGGAGAAGGAGTGT GAGAGGCGAGTGAACGCCAAGCAGCTGGAGATGCAGAACAAGTTGTGGGTGAAGGATGAAAAGTTGAAGCAGCTCAAGGCCATAGTGACAGAGAGCAGTGGCGGCGCCGGGGGCAGCGGCTGTCCCATTGAGCGTCCAGAGAGGCCTGAGAGACCCACAAGGGAGAGAGATCGCAACATCGCCCAGAAGAGGTCTGCGTCACCGTCGCCACTCCCT gGCAATGTTTTTAAAACGAGAGGCGGAGGACAAGCTGTGCAGTTTACAGACATTGAGACGTTAAAACAGGAGTGCCCAACAGCATCGAG TCGCAAGAGGCGATCAGGGTCTGGAGAAGGACCAGCTCCAATGGAGGACATAGAAAACCGG GCTCCAGTGGCAGGCACAAGTGCAGGCCATGGGTATCAAAA ACGCAGAAAGCCTTAA
- the LOC121606818 gene encoding kinesin-like protein KIF23 isoform X1, which translates to MQRPGKGKTPRRPGPKKASNIEKDPVGVYCRIRPLGAEDEECCIEMISSSTIQLHAPDGLKANRNGEYKETQYSFKKVFGINTTQMELFEDVAKPLVEDLIHCKNGLLFTYGVTGSGKTFTMTGSPGEGGLLPRSLDMLFNSIGPFQAKRFVFKPDDKNGMEIQSQVDALLERQKRDSQQSVPKTPSSRLKADPEFADMISSEEACKSENVDEDCCYSIFVSYIEVYNNYIYDLLEDAPFDPIRPKPPQSKILREDQNHNMYVAGCTEVEVKSTEEAFEVFWKGQKKRRIANTQLNRESSRSHSVFTVKLAQAPLDADGDHILQDKNQVNVSQLCLVDLAGSERTSRTRAEGSRLREAGNINQSLMTLRTCMEVLRENQMCGTNKMVPYRDSKVTHLFKNYFDGEGKVRMIVCVNPKADDYDETMLVMRFAEMTQEVEVARPVDRPICGLAAGRRQRNQAFKDELSRRLAERAGPINADDPDVLNQLIESLPALPPCELVDPADDQTLPRLIEVLERRHRIRQMMTEKFNKTASTLMSMLQQCESQLNAKETFLHDQRSKLSEKDKVIINQKMEIERLEKKSKTLEYKVDILQKTTGMYEQDKRSLEQELETREQRLQRELSERRRMEQRMQGMVTDTKLKWEKECERRVNAKQLEMQNKLWVKDEKLKQLKAIVTESSGGAGGSGCPIERPERPERPTRERDRNIAQKRSASPSPLPDFSQTPFHQNQASVRAVQDPYPTSTSTSSSPSSSSAYPSVASCISDWEQRFPVGSSSQARQPGTPQHRSRTPAPCHSTSSVGRRRGQRWAPETEAPAPTLVYGLDLVYTRMAPPVHPMHRRSHSAGGEKWVDHKPHSNLDLDTVMQPIIPNAIKVSTPNEKALSKCHKYVLRHQELASDGEIETKLIKGNVFKTRGGGQAVQFTDIETLKQECPTASSRKRRSGSGEGPAPMEDIENRAPVAGTSAGHGYQKRRKP; encoded by the exons ATGCAGAGACCCGG CAAAGGGAAGACTCCTCGGAGGCCCGGCCCAAAAAAGGCATCCAACATAGAGAAAGATCCTGTTGGA GTATACTGCCGTATACGTCCACTTGGAGCAGAAGATGAGGAGTGTTGTATTGAGATGATCAGCAGTTCCACTATTCAGTTACATGCTCCTGATGGCCTTAAAGCCAACCGCAATGGGGAATACAAAGAG ACACAGTACTCCTTTAAAAAAGTATTTGGTATTAATACCACTCAAATGGAGCTGTTTGAGGATGTTGCCAAGCCACTGGTAGAGGACCTCATCCACTGTAAGAATG GTCTGCTGTTTACATATGGTGTTACTGGAAGTGGCAAGACCTTCACCATGACTGGCTCACCTGGGGAAGGTGGACTCCTCCCCCGTTCTCTAGACATGCTTTTCAACAGCATCGGCCCCTTTCAGGCCAAAAGATTT GTGTTTAAACCCGATGATAAAAATGGGATGGAGATCCAGAGTCAAGTTGATGCTCTCCTGGAGAGACAGAAGCGAGACAGCCAGCAATCAGTGCCTAAAACGCCATCTTCCAG actGAAGGCTGACCCAGAGTTTGCAGATATGATCAGCTCAGAGGAGGCGTGTAAATCTGAGAATGTGGATGAAGACTGTTGTTACAGCATCTTTGTGTCCTACATCGAGGTCTATAACAACTATATCTATGATCTCCTCGAAGATGCTCCATTTGACCCAATCAGACCAAA ACCACCTCAATCCAAGATTCTCCGTGAGGACCAGAATCATAACATGTATGTGGCTGGATGCACAGAAGTCGAGGTCAAATCGACGGAGGAGGCTTTTGAAGTGTTTTGGAAGG gacaaaagaaaaggaggatAGCGAATACTCAACTCAACCGTGAATCCAGTCGCTCCCACAGTGTGTTCACAGTGAAGTTGGCCCAGGCTCCACTTGATGCTGACGGGGACCACATTCTACAG GACAAAAACCAGGTGAATGTGAGCCAGCTGTGTCTGGTAGACCTGGCAGGCAGTGAGCGCACCAGCAGAACCAGAGCAGAGGGAAGCCGCCTCCGTGAAGCCG GTAATATTAACCAGTCTCTGATGACACTGCGCACGTGTATGGAAGTCCTACGTGAAAACCAGATGTGTGGAACAAATAAG ATGGTGCCATACAGGGACTCTAAAGTTACACATCTGTTTAAAAACTACTTTGATGGAGAAGGAAAAGTCAGGATGATTGTATGTGTCAACCCAAAGGCTGATGATTATGATGAAACTATG CTGGTGATGCGCTTTGCAGAGATGAcccaggaggtggaggtggcaCGGCCGGTCGACCGGCCAATCTGTGGCCTTGCTGCAGGACGCAGACAAAGGAACCAGGCCTTCAAAGATGAGCTGTCACGTCGCCTGGCAGAGCGAGCAGGTCCAATTAATGCCG ATGACCCAGATGTTCTGAATCAGCTCATAGAAAGCCTTCCAGCCCTGCCTCCCTGTGAGCTGGTGGACCCAGCCGATGATCAGACGTTGCCCCGCCTGATTGAGGTGCTGGAAAGGCGGCATCGTATCCGTCAGATGATGACAGAGAAGTTCAACAAAACTG CCAGCACACTGATGTCCATGCTTCAGCAGTGTGAAAGTCAGCTCAATGCAAAGGAGACCTTCCTTCACGATCAACGAAGCAAACTGAGCGAGAAAGACAAAGTCATCATCAACCAGAAGATGGAGATAGAACGATTAGAGAAAAAATCCAAAACGCTGGAATACAAG GTCGATATCTTGCAAAAGACAACAGGCATGTATGAGCAGGACAAACGCTCACTtgagcaggagctggagacTCGGGAGcaaaggctgcagagagagctgTCAGAGAGAAGGCGCATGGAGCAGCGCATGCAGGGCATGGTGACAGACACGAAACTCAAGTGGGAGAAGGAGTGT GAGAGGCGAGTGAACGCCAAGCAGCTGGAGATGCAGAACAAGTTGTGGGTGAAGGATGAAAAGTTGAAGCAGCTCAAGGCCATAGTGACAGAGAGCAGTGGCGGCGCCGGGGGCAGCGGCTGTCCCATTGAGCGTCCAGAGAGGCCTGAGAGACCCACAAGGGAGAGAGATCGCAACATCGCCCAGAAGAGGTCTGCGTCACCGTCGCCACTCCCT GACTTCAGCCAAACTCCTTTCCACCAAAATCAAGCCAGTGTTAGGGCAGTTCAGGACCCTtaccccacctccacctccacctcctcctccccctcctcctcttcagcctaTCCTTCAGTAGCCTCCTGCATCTCTGATTGGGAGCAGAGGTTCCCTGTTGGCTCAAGCAGCCAGGCTAGGCAACCTGGGACTCCCCAGCACAGGAGCCGGACTCCCGCCCCGTgccacagcaccagcagtgTGGGTCGCAGGAGAGGCCAGCGCTGGGCCCCAGAGACTGAGGCCCCTGCTCCGACTCTTGTCTATGGGCTAGACCTAGTGTACACAAgg ATGGCTCCGCCAGTTCATCCAATGCACAGGCGCTCACACTCTGCGGGTGGGGAGAAATGGGTAGACCACAAACCACACTCTAATTTGGACCTAGACACTGTGATGCAGCCAATCATACCCAATGCAATCAAGGTGTCGACCCCGAACGAGAAAGCTCTTTCTAAATGCCACAAGTATGTGCTTAGACATCAAGAGCTTGCCTCTGACGGGGAGATCGAGACCAAATTGATCAAG gGCAATGTTTTTAAAACGAGAGGCGGAGGACAAGCTGTGCAGTTTACAGACATTGAGACGTTAAAACAGGAGTGCCCAACAGCATCGAG TCGCAAGAGGCGATCAGGGTCTGGAGAAGGACCAGCTCCAATGGAGGACATAGAAAACCGG GCTCCAGTGGCAGGCACAAGTGCAGGCCATGGGTATCAAAA ACGCAGAAAGCCTTAA